gcagcggcggcgacgattCGTACGGGAGCTTGAGCACCTTCAGCCCGTCGCGAACGCTGATGAACTGGCTCGACCGTGAACGCATgaagcgcgcgccggcggcggcgatgccgtCGAGGCGGTACAACTTGTCCACGACGGTGTCGTCCTTGTCGAAGGGCTCGTCCCACTTGCCCTTGAAGTAGATGGCGTTGGCGAGGACGAGGCTCGTGTTTTTCTCAAGCGATGCCGGAGCGAGGATGGAGTCGATGAGGTTGTTCGTGGCCGCGGGCACCCAGCTGTTGATTTGGCAGACTGCTTTCTCCGGCTGCACAAATTAGACGAATCTCGACGAATTCATGAACGAATACAAGTGTTGGATACCAAGAAAAATCGAGAATTgcgtatacacacacacacacacacacacacacacacacacacacatatatatatatatatatatatatatatatatatatatatatatatatatatatatatataaagcaaTGTACGTACCTCATTGCGAAAGTCGACAACGCGCGTCTCGGCCTTgtaggaagcggcggcggcgtcgcggaagCCCGGCCGGATCACGCACGTAGCATCGTGCCACATGCCCGTCGCGTTCGCGACGGCCGGGCCGCCCGACCGCGACTGGTCCGCGATCGCGCTCCGTaccacggcggcgacgagcaCGGCGAGCTCATCGCGGGAGCGTGCACCGAGGGCGGCCAGGATCTCCTGGAGCgtgcggccgcgcgcgcccgcaGCGACCAGCGCGAGCGCCGCGTAGACGGACAGCGGCGAGAAGGCCGGGTTAGCGccgcaggtggcggcggcgaggtgcttCGCGAGACAGAGCGCGAATGGTGTCAGGGCGGCGCCGTCGGGGCGGCGCTCGGCGATGCTTGAGGTTCCCCGTTGGCAAATCATGTTTCGAGACCGGACTAGAACAAGAAGCACAATCTGGATTTATTTTTTTGATTCAAAGAACAATCTGGAAGCTGATGAGTTTGGGGGtgtttgggagcactccactccaccaaatTTAGCTCCACTCCACAAAAATTTATCCAAACACCCTAACCTACTCCACTTCACTCTACTAAAAAAACTGGAGCACCTGAAGAGGTGCTCTTAGCTCCACTCCACAAAAATTTATTCAAACACCCTAATCTACTCCACTCTACTCCACCAAATACTAGCTCCACTCTACTAAAAATCTGGAGCACCTGAAGAGATGCTCCACCAAAACTTGGAGCTGCTGGAGTTGGAAAAAATTACCCACTACGACTGGTTACACACCCCCTCAATACCggttcgcaaaaaaaaaaaaagtcaactCCTTCCGTAGCGCCTTTCCCCGCAGTCGGGCATCCTCACCGCCACTGCCATTCCCCGTCGCTGCGCTTCCCTCGTAGCGTCGCATcatggccgccgccacgctcTCCAGTCGCCGTCGTCACCGGGGCTCGCCgccagcgcgccgccgcggcagaggGCGCCGCCGTACCCATCCCCGTCCACCTCCCGCACGCCCTTCCTCCTCAAGCAGGGTCCCTTCCGCCTACCCGCCCATGGCAAAGGAGCTCGCAGCTCCCACGCCCATGGCTGCGGAGGTGCTCGCTGCTCCCTCCCGCGGAGCTCGCCACTGTCGCGCCGTCGTCGTGGAGGGCGCTGCCGTCCCCGTTCCCCTGGAACTCCTCGCGCGCCCTTCCTCCTCAAGCAGGGGGCCTTCTGCTCGCCCGCCCAATCCGGCGCCTGCAGTCCCATGAGGGCACGGCGGAGGAGCTCGCCCCTCCCGCTGGTGGAGCTCGACGGCCCCGCCCAAGAAGGCGCCTACGGTCCCGCCAGCTCGCATCGGAGAGCTCGCGGCTCTGACGCCCACAGCCACGGAGAagcagggagggggcggcgcccatcagggaggaggaagaggcggcGCCCACCAGGTGGAGTGGAGTCACGGAGGAGAAAGAGGAAAGGTGGAGTGGAGGTAGAAGAACGACACGCGCGTGGAAGTGAGTGGAGTTTATGGCCCGAGATGAAGCCTCACGGATGAGAATAAAATTTCCACCTAATTTCATTGTTAGCTTTTTCACATACATAAGCCTAGGCACGAGGAGATAGGGACGATACCCTACGCATCCTCTCTAAAGCAGTGAACTCGATAGCGGTTGACTATTGGGCTGGCGGGGTGAAAGGAATTGGACTGGCCTTTTAGAATTGTGGAGTGGAGCCACAGAATACCCAAACAGAATGAACTACAagtggtggagtggagtggagttgATGGAGTGGAGTGACTGTTTTGAgagtggagtgctcccaaacaTGCCCTTTATATTCTCTACAATAGATCAGCGTATGTGACTATGACTCTATACTTGACCTTGTAAGATATTCGACATTGGCACATAGCGAGCCCGAGACGATTAGACGAAGATCCCGATACTGAATATTCATGCGACCGTAATTTTTTAATCTCACGGTTGATCCCACTTGCTAGACTCCGCTTCCCTTCTTTTCTTCCTCACGCACCCACCTTTCCTCTGCGGTTCTGCTCCCCTTCTTTCCTCCTCACGCACCCAAGCCAGATCCACCTTTCCTCACGCGCCTCCACCCAAGCCAGATccatggtggtcggccggcGACGGGCCTACCTTGGGGCGGAGTGGCGGTGGGCCAACCTCGGGGTGGCAGGGTGGCATTGGGAAGATGCGGCGGGGCCGCAgcggggtggagcggcggcgcactcgccgccggccaggaagccgagcggcacggcggcgggaaGGCGcagcggggagcggcggcgcgctcgccgtCGGCCGAAGCCgatatttttactttttttctttttttttggatgcAAAAAGTTTTTTGTTTAGGATGTAaaatttttttctcatttttttatttatttagacgcaaaaaatattttcaattcTTTTTATCAAAACTTTCTTGTTATTTTTCTATCTCTCCAAAAATTTTCTCGAAATTTTTTTCTATCTCTTgaatttttcttgaaaaaatttctctctctaaattttGTGTTAATTTTTTTGAACATTTTTTTATTACTAAATGACAAAAGGTTActataaagaaaaaaattatatggTCTGAAAATCGACCGTAGGAACCTCCCTACAGTCGACTGTAAACTAGCATGCCCGACATGGATCGAGAGTTGGAGACCGACACTGCCGGGTAAATCTATTTGTCCCTCGCGTCGCTAGAATACGACCTATCTCAGAAGAGCAGACGCCGGCCAACTCTGCATGCGGTCGGTCCACAGAACGCAGGTCCACTCTTGCAAGCATGATGCATGAGTACGGCTCACATATATAAAAcgtgatctttttttttatctGCTGGTTCTTCCTCATTGGCCGGGCCCAGGCCATAAATCGTCCGTAGAAATCGGAGCAGTTAGAATGTTCCAATCATTTTGACTTTTGGAAACATTCTGAATAGTTCTGAACAATTCCGAATGGTGCAAAACTATTTTGATTAATTCCGAATGATGCAAAACATTCGGAATAGTTACAAATGTTTCGGGAACATTAGGAACTAGGAATATTGGCGTGCGAACGCCGTGCTGTGGCGGTTCGTCCGCAGCAAAGTCAAACAGTTCAAATAACAAAaagcaagtttttttttatggtAGGCCAAACTGATATACAGTATACATAGGTATCAAGTTGCAACAGCCATAGAGCTCAAAGATGTTGGCAAACCATGCAATCATTCATCGTACAGACAAAACAAAGATAGATCAATTACAAATGTTAATAATAAAAGCACAAATAGCGGCATAAGTACAGGTCTTTAGGTTGCGCACCAGGCCATTCATAGTTGGTCGGTCTCCTCTGATACCTGAAAATAAATTAATACTCGATTTGTTGAAGAGATAACATGCATGAGACGATATTGATACTTTTGGTacagagataaaaaaaatttatgtcATTGTCTCATATTTATAGTTGTTTGGAATATTAAAGAAAACTAAGAGTACCACCTCACTTCCTAAAACCAAAGAACTTGCATGGCAGCCAGCAATGAGaagtgaaaagaaaaggaaaggaacctTTGATCCAAAGGGCCAAACTTTTAGAATGAAAGGCAAAACTAATACCACATACCAATTTCATAGCTAACCTGaaattctttttttaaaaaagggaACTTGTTCATGGTTCTTGCTCATTGGGATTGCAATTCATGGGGTAAAAGTCTGCAAAGAAAGATATGTAATAAAATCCATAATGATTTAATTTAATAATCAATAAGAATAAAGCGCATAGCTGCCTATGGTTGCT
The genomic region above belongs to Panicum virgatum strain AP13 chromosome 8N, P.virgatum_v5, whole genome shotgun sequence and contains:
- the LOC120684804 gene encoding putative serpin-Z6A encodes the protein MICQRGTSSIAERRPDGAALTPFALCLAKHLAAATCGANPAFSPLSVYAALALVAAGARGRTLQEILAALGARSRDELAVLVAAVVRSAIADQSRSGGPAVANATGMWHDATCVIRPGFRDAAAASYKAETRVVDFRNEPEKAVCQINSWVPAATNNLIDSILAPASLEKNTSLVLANAIYFKGKWDEPFDKDDTVVDKLYRLDGIAAAGARFMRSRSSQFISVRDGLKVLKLPYESSPPLRPWHQGLGPGGWPNATAAGQQVSRYSMYVFLPDERDGLPDLVDRITTMPGFWRYGLPETRVPVGEFRLPKFKLSFSGSLTGVLRDGMGIRAALNAGQADLSDMAVVDEDDGSGMPLFADEVCHKAVIEVNEEGTEAAAATFMLCGATCPPGPPRRVDFVADHPFTFFVVEEVSEAILFVGHVLDPTKY